The genomic window GTCATCTGGTGCAAAAAAACGCTGAGGGGATGCCAGATGAGACCGGTGTATCTCGTTATCCATATTCCGTGATGGTGCAGTAGAACCTATGCCGGTTGAATGCAACGACCCCCAAGAGCATCCGTTCGATATTTATCGCTCGTGATTTATCGCTCGTGACTCTAGCAGCTTGACCATTTAGGAGAGAACTCCATGAAATCCTCCCTTGTGATTCTGTATCATCGTGAACCTTATGATGAGGTTTATGAGAATGGAACACTCCATTACCGCGAGAAAAAAAGCCCTAACGGCATTGTTCCTACCCTAAAAAGTTTCTTTGCCAACGCAGAGCGCAGCACCTGGGTTGCATGGAAGCAGGTCAACCCTCGCAAAAAAGAACCGTTTCAAGCTGAAATTAGCCCAGACGGAGCCAGTGATAGCTGTGTGGTGCGCCGCATTCCTCTGACGCCCGATCAGGTGAAGAACTTTTACCACATCACCTCGAAGGAAGCGTTTTGGCCGATTCTCCACTCCTTCCCCTGGCAGTTTACCTACGACTCATCGGATTGGGAGAACTTCCAGCACATTAATCAACTTTTTGCCGAGGCTGCCTGTGAAGATGCAGCGGAGGATGCCCTGATTTGGATCCATGACTACAACCTGTGGCTCACGCCGTACTACATTCGGCAGAAGATGCCCCACGCTAAGATTGCCTTCTTCCACCACACTCCCTTCCCTGCTGCGGATATTTTCAATATTCTGCCTTGGCGAGAAGCGATCGTCGATAGCCTGCTGTGCTGCGACCTGTGCGGCTTTCACATTCCCCGCTATGTAGAAAACTTTGTCGGCGCGGCCCGCAGTTTGCGACCCATTGAAATTACCCGCAGAGTGCCGGTAGATCAAGCCTTTACCCCCTTTGGTACAGCTCTGGCTGAACCCGAAGTGACCACCCAAGTTCGCTATGGCGATCGCTTGGTGAACTTAGATGCCTTCCCGGTAGGCACCAATCCGCAACTGATTCAGTCCATTTTGCAAAAGCCAGAGACGGCTGAGCGCATTGCCAACATCCGTCGTGAGGTGGGTGATAACAAGCTGATTATGTCCGCTGGGCGGGTGGACTACGTGAAAGGTACCCGAGAAATGCTCTGGGCCTACGAACGACTGCTAGAGCGGCGATCGGATCTGCACGGCAAAATTAATCTGATCACCACGGCGGTACAGCCCAATCAAGGAATGCGGGTGTATAGAACTGCCCAGGGACAGATTGAACAGTTGGTGGGTAAGATCAACGGTCGGTTTGCCAAACTCAACTGGACGCCAATTATTCTATTTACCACACCCATCCCCTTTGAAGAACTCATTGCCTACTTCAAAGCGGCAGATATTGCCTGGATTACGCCTCTGCGAGATGGCTTAAATCTAGTGGCTAAGGAATATGTGGTTGCCCACGAAGGTGAGGATGGTGTCTTGGTGCTATCGGAGTTTACCGGTTCGGCGGTGGAACTACCTGACGCTGTCCTTACCAATCCCTATGCCTCTAGCCGTATGGACGAGTCGATTGACGAAGCCTTGGCGATGTCACCGGAGGAGCAGAAGGTGCGCATGGGACGTATGTACCAGGCTATTAAGCGCTACGACGTGCAGCAGTGGGCTAATCACCTATTCCGGGAAGCTCGAGCCACGGCGATTTTGGGTGAAGAGCCGGCGGAGCAAGAGCCAGCTTTAGTCTAAAACCTACTGGACAAGCTTGTAGGGTGGGCAATGCCAGCCCTACAAGTTTCTGATATCTAATTTTCTGATATCTAATATTGATGACTAGGGCTGGGAGAGCCGGTTACAGCGATCTAGACGTCGCCAAATGCTGCCAAAATACTCCTCTCAGTAGAGGACATAATGAAATTAACGAGGTATGCTCAAGGGGCGGAACGCTAAAGTAGTGGATCCTAATTCATTGCCAGAGTAAGGGTTGAGCAAACTCCCAGTTACGGGTCAATTGAATCAAGTATCATGCGCGATTTTCAAGCCATTCAGAATACAGCCTACGATATCGTTATCATTGGCGGCGGAATTAATGGAGCGGGTACGGCCCGAGATGCCGCCCTCCGGGGTCTCAAGCCGCTCCTCATTGAAAAAAATGACTTTGCTGGCGGCACCACCAGTTGGTCTACTCGGTTGGTGCATGGTGGATTAAGGTACTTAGAATATTTTGAGTTTCACCTAGTACGCGAATCGCTGCGGGAACGAGAAATCTTGCTGCAGGCGGCTCCCCACTTGGTGAAACCGATTCAAATGACCATACCTATTTATCGTAATGGTTCGCGGCGCTACTGGGAAATTCAGGCGGGTATGTTACTCTATGACATTCTTAGCTTTGATAAGACGCTGCTGTCCCACCGAATGTTATCTGCCACCAAGTTTCAGCAACATTTTCGCACGGCTAGTGCCGATCAGCTAACGGGCGCTGCTCAATATTATGACGGTCAAGCCGAATATGCTGAGCGTCTTTGCTTAGAAAATATCCGTTCTGCAGCGGCAGCCGGTGCGACGGTGTTGAACTATGTCGCGGTGACGGCCATTCCCTGCAAGGGCGATCGCATTTCTGCCTTGACCTGTGAGGATCAGCTAACCGGCGAAACCTTTGATGTGCCCATTGGACCGAAGACCGTGGTGGTGAACACCTCTGGACCCTGGGTAGACCAAGTCTGTCAACTAGGTCGTCAGGGCGATCGCCCCCGACCAATAGCCAAGACACGTAAAATCGGCGGCACGAAGGGCAGCCATATTGTGGTTGATGCCTTTCCGGGTGCTCCCGATACGGCCTTCTATGTGGAAGCAAGGACTGATGGTCGTCCCTTCTTTATTGTGCCTTGGCTAGGAATGTATTTGATTGGTACGACCGATTTACGCTATGAAGGTAATCTCGATTGCGTCAAGGCAGATAATGATGAAATTGATTATTTGCTGACGGAAACCAATCGAATCTTTCCCGTTGCTGGACTGTCTCGTGATGACGTGAAATTCACCTACTCTGGCGTGCGTCCCTTACCTTACAAGGAAAGTAGCAGTGCGGGTAGCATCACGCGGGATCACATTTTATTCGATCACCAAGTGGATGGTATCCAGAACCTAATTTCCCTGATCGGCGGCAAGCTCACCACCTATCGCCAAGTGGGTGAAGAAATGGTCGATAAAGCCTGCCGTAAGCTACAGCGCAGCATTCCGCCTTCGCCTGCCCGCACGGTGCCTCTGCCGGGAGCTATCCGACCTCAGGATTCACGCATTAGTGAAGCGATCGCTCACTATGAAGCCTACGTATCCAGTGAGTCGATCCACCATCTCTTTAAGGTTTACGGCGCTCTGGCAACAGAGGTGCTAGCCCTAGTAGACGATGCTCCGGACTTAGCTGAGCGCTTGATTCCTGAGCTGCCCGATATCCGTGCCCAGGCCGTATATTCAGTACAGGCTGAATATGCCCACACCTTGGTAGATATCTGTCGCCGCCGTACTACCTTAGCCATGCGTCGCAACTACGGGTTTGATGTGTTGCCGGCCATCGTGGAAACCTTGATGACTCACTGCGGTTGGGATGACGATCGGTGTAATCAGCAACTGGCCGATTATTCCACCTACATGGCCGACAACTGCATTCCCGACTATGCGATCGCTGCCTTGGATCAGGCTCAGCCCATCCCTTCACTATCTACTGCTGACCGAGCCTAGCCGCAAATTCCCTAACCTAGGGGTTCATCAGGAGCCCCATAGTCTGACCTATTGAGTTCTAGAGGATAATTATCTATGAGTCATGAACCAAATTCGACTCGCACTGGCGGTTTAGCCCACGAAGCACATCAGCAAATTGAGAAAATGATCACAACAAAACCCGCTACGCTGACAGTTTTGGGAGCAGGAGCATGGGGATCAGCTTTGGCAACCCTGGCTCGCGAAAATGGCCATCAGGTTCGAGTTTGGTCACGGAGTTTGGACATCAGCTTAGAGGATGCGATCGCTGGTGCTGATATCATTCTCTCCGCCATTTCTATGAAGGGCGTGCCAACGATTATTGAGCAGCTGAAAGCTATGCAGTTGCCGGCCCATGTGGTTCTAGTGAGTGCAACGAAGGGACTCGATCCGTCCACAACCCGCACTCCATCTCAACTATTCCAAGATGCTTTTCCTCAGCATTCCATTGTTGTGCTGTCGGGGCCCAATCTTTCTAAAGAAATTGACGCGGGTTTACCGGCTGCCACCGTTGTGGCCAGTTCTGACATCGTCGCAGCAGAGCGGGCGCAGCAGCTCTTTTCTTCCGATCGCTTCCGGGTCTACACCAACAACGACCCGATTGGTACGGAGCTGGGCGGCACCCTGAAAAACGTGATTGCGATCGCGGTTGGGGTTTGTGATGGCTTGAACCTAGGCACTAACGCCAAATCTGCTCTGATTACCCGCGCCTTGACCGAGGTGATTCGGGTGGGTACGCACCTAGGCGCACAGCCGGAAACCTTCTTTGGTCTGGCTGGCTTGGGCGATATGCTAGCCACCTGCTCTAGCCCCCTCAGCCGTAACTACCGCGTAGGCTACGGTCTGGCTGAAGGCAAAGCCTTGGAGCAAATTCTAGAAGACTTGCACAGCACCGCAGAAGGGGTCAACACCACCAACGTGCTGATTGACCTAGCCAACCGTGAGCTGATTCCCGTCCCCATTTCCCGACAGGTCTATCGCTTGCTGAACGGGAAGATTACACCCCAGCAAGCCGTGGAAGCGCTCATGGAGCGAGATCTGAAACCCGAAAGCTGCGATACCCTAGTGAATGCTTAGGCGATCGCTCTTCTCATAACCCGTCTAGGTTTGAAATGGGTTGGCGATCAGGGTGGCGGATGCTGGACTGATCGCGTATCGCTGCATGATGGTATCGTTTGTGTCTCAGTCTAATCGTCTCAAGTTCTGGCAACTGTGGAATATGAGCGTTGGCTTCTTTGGCATCCAGTTTGGCTGGGGGCTACAGATGGCTAACACTAGCGCCATTTTTGAATACTTGGGAGCCAATGCCCACCAAATTCCCATCCTATGGTTGGCGGCTCCCCTCACGGGGCTGATTGTCCAGCCGATTATCGGCAACCTTAGCGATAATACCTGGTGCGCCCTAGGACGGCGACGCCCCTATTTTTTGGTGGGAGCTATTTTTAGCTCCATTGCCTTGATCGGAATGCCCAATTCATCCAGCCTGTGGATGGCAGCGGGAACCCTCTGGTTGTTGGATACGGCATCCAACGTCAGTATGGAACCGTTTCGGGCCTTCGTGGGGGATCTCTTGCCCGCCGAGCAGCGTACCCAAGGCTTTGCGATGCAGAGTTTGTTTGTGGGGCTAGGAGCGGTGACGGCGTCGGCCTTGCCCTGGGTGT from Candidatus Obscuribacterales bacterium includes these protein-coding regions:
- the ggpS gene encoding glucosylglycerol-phosphate synthase; this encodes MKSSLVILYHREPYDEVYENGTLHYREKKSPNGIVPTLKSFFANAERSTWVAWKQVNPRKKEPFQAEISPDGASDSCVVRRIPLTPDQVKNFYHITSKEAFWPILHSFPWQFTYDSSDWENFQHINQLFAEAACEDAAEDALIWIHDYNLWLTPYYIRQKMPHAKIAFFHHTPFPAADIFNILPWREAIVDSLLCCDLCGFHIPRYVENFVGAARSLRPIEITRRVPVDQAFTPFGTALAEPEVTTQVRYGDRLVNLDAFPVGTNPQLIQSILQKPETAERIANIRREVGDNKLIMSAGRVDYVKGTREMLWAYERLLERRSDLHGKINLITTAVQPNQGMRVYRTAQGQIEQLVGKINGRFAKLNWTPIILFTTPIPFEELIAYFKAADIAWITPLRDGLNLVAKEYVVAHEGEDGVLVLSEFTGSAVELPDAVLTNPYASSRMDESIDEALAMSPEEQKVRMGRMYQAIKRYDVQQWANHLFREARATAILGEEPAEQEPALV
- the glpD gene encoding glycerol-3-phosphate dehydrogenase: MRDFQAIQNTAYDIVIIGGGINGAGTARDAALRGLKPLLIEKNDFAGGTTSWSTRLVHGGLRYLEYFEFHLVRESLREREILLQAAPHLVKPIQMTIPIYRNGSRRYWEIQAGMLLYDILSFDKTLLSHRMLSATKFQQHFRTASADQLTGAAQYYDGQAEYAERLCLENIRSAAAAGATVLNYVAVTAIPCKGDRISALTCEDQLTGETFDVPIGPKTVVVNTSGPWVDQVCQLGRQGDRPRPIAKTRKIGGTKGSHIVVDAFPGAPDTAFYVEARTDGRPFFIVPWLGMYLIGTTDLRYEGNLDCVKADNDEIDYLLTETNRIFPVAGLSRDDVKFTYSGVRPLPYKESSSAGSITRDHILFDHQVDGIQNLISLIGGKLTTYRQVGEEMVDKACRKLQRSIPPSPARTVPLPGAIRPQDSRISEAIAHYEAYVSSESIHHLFKVYGALATEVLALVDDAPDLAERLIPELPDIRAQAVYSVQAEYAHTLVDICRRRTTLAMRRNYGFDVLPAIVETLMTHCGWDDDRCNQQLADYSTYMADNCIPDYAIAALDQAQPIPSLSTADRA
- a CDS encoding NAD(P)H-dependent glycerol-3-phosphate dehydrogenase, with amino-acid sequence MSHEPNSTRTGGLAHEAHQQIEKMITTKPATLTVLGAGAWGSALATLARENGHQVRVWSRSLDISLEDAIAGADIILSAISMKGVPTIIEQLKAMQLPAHVVLVSATKGLDPSTTRTPSQLFQDAFPQHSIVVLSGPNLSKEIDAGLPAATVVASSDIVAAERAQQLFSSDRFRVYTNNDPIGTELGGTLKNVIAIAVGVCDGLNLGTNAKSALITRALTEVIRVGTHLGAQPETFFGLAGLGDMLATCSSPLSRNYRVGYGLAEGKALEQILEDLHSTAEGVNTTNVLIDLANRELIPVPISRQVYRLLNGKITPQQAVEALMERDLKPESCDTLVNA